A genomic window from Methylorubrum extorquens includes:
- a CDS encoding SWIM zinc finger family protein, producing MSLTTAQILDLAPDASSRKAGQDQGKPQKWAGLGRAGTVIWGEIKGSGAAPYRTVADLAGPASKCTCPSRKFPCKHALGLMLVDASAPITEGEPPDWAAAWMKGRDSRAAAAETRAKEPAKPVDERAQAKRRQAREDRVAASLDELDLWLRDLMRRGLGAARGEPYAFWDRMAGRLVDGQAPGLARRVRALPGLIAAAPQAGAPRPEAALGLGLGRLALLLRAARRLDALAPEQAAGVRAALGYPVTAEEMAAQPDQTDTWAVLAHAVEEEDRLTARSVWLVGRTSGALAQVIDYGTAGSPLPPAPAAGQDFCGSLAFQPGDPPLRAVFREGRSGRAAQAVLPGAASVAAARDTFTEVLARAPWCERWPVRLANVRLGRLAAATGGKVAFAAGDETGSLALAADPRLPSLLAVAAGRPVDLFGLYDGTGLHPLALVAQGRLYAMPAQGAQPVLLQVA from the coding sequence ATGAGCCTGACGACTGCCCAGATCCTCGATCTCGCCCCCGACGCGTCGAGCCGCAAGGCCGGGCAGGATCAGGGAAAACCGCAGAAATGGGCCGGTCTCGGCCGGGCGGGCACGGTGATCTGGGGCGAGATCAAGGGCAGCGGGGCCGCCCCCTACCGCACGGTGGCGGATCTCGCCGGCCCCGCCTCGAAATGCACCTGCCCGAGCCGGAAGTTCCCCTGCAAGCATGCCCTCGGCCTGATGCTGGTCGATGCGAGCGCTCCGATCACGGAAGGTGAGCCGCCGGATTGGGCCGCCGCCTGGATGAAGGGGCGCGACAGCCGCGCCGCCGCGGCCGAGACCCGGGCGAAGGAACCCGCCAAGCCGGTCGACGAGCGGGCGCAGGCCAAGCGCCGGCAGGCCCGCGAGGACCGGGTCGCGGCCTCGCTCGACGAACTCGATCTCTGGCTGCGCGACCTGATGCGGCGCGGGCTCGGCGCCGCGCGGGGCGAACCCTACGCCTTCTGGGACCGCATGGCCGGCCGCCTCGTGGACGGGCAGGCCCCCGGCCTCGCCCGCCGGGTGCGGGCCCTGCCGGGGCTGATCGCGGCGGCACCACAAGCGGGCGCCCCCCGGCCGGAAGCCGCGCTCGGGCTCGGCCTCGGCCGGCTCGCCCTGTTGCTCCGGGCCGCGCGCCGCCTCGACGCGCTCGCGCCCGAGCAGGCGGCGGGCGTGCGCGCCGCGCTCGGCTACCCCGTCACCGCCGAGGAGATGGCGGCCCAGCCGGACCAGACCGACACCTGGGCGGTGCTGGCCCACGCGGTCGAGGAGGAGGATCGCCTCACCGCCCGCTCGGTCTGGCTCGTCGGCCGTACCAGCGGCGCCCTGGCTCAGGTGATCGATTACGGCACGGCCGGTTCGCCCCTGCCGCCGGCCCCCGCCGCCGGCCAGGATTTTTGCGGGAGCCTCGCCTTCCAGCCCGGCGACCCGCCCCTGCGCGCCGTCTTCCGCGAGGGCCGCTCCGGCCGGGCGGCGCAAGCGGTGCTGCCCGGCGCGGCCAGCGTCGCGGCGGCGCGGGACACCTTTACCGAGGTGCTGGCCCGCGCGCCCTGGTGTGAGCGCTGGCCGGTGCGGCTCGCGAATGTGCGGCTCGGCCGTCTCGCCGCCGCGACCGGGGGCAAGGTTGCCTTCGCGGCAGGCGACGAGACCGGCAGCCTCGCGCTCGCGGCCGATCCGCGCCTGCCGAGCCTGCTCGCGGTGGCGGCGGGCCGGCCGGTCGATCTGTTCGGCCTCTACGACGGCACCGGCCTCCATCCGCTCGCCCTCGTCGCGCAAGGCCGCCTCTATGCGATGCCGGCGCAGGGTGCGCAGCCGGTCCTGCTGCAGGTCGCCTGA
- a CDS encoding DUF5691 domain-containing protein: METAEHTPDGWEPTLAAALLGAERAPPVAPGPLAALVAESDPGAALLARLAAEGVHHLAGTEIGPEALAPIEPRDAFGPECPPAAATRLYGLLTEGTRARTRVEEWFALAAATGARPPVWLFQVLMQQRDSLPASASAVIGAELDWLARACGETPAQDADAAPASDWTEGTVAERRAAFTAFRARDPEGARTTLEPVFRKEKAEAREALVHALATGLSAADEPFLEACLDDRANGVRLAAQHLLPGLPDSRYAQRMAARARAALNVESKRRLLGGTTHSLVVTLPEESPDLARDGVEANAWERRGGGTRAGLLRAILARSPLHAFAEHPPRLWIELALRSEWADPVFHGLFSAAKRTLDPAWAEAMADITADAYEGKVTGVRRTNEVLGMWAEALDLLPDAAWEARVAALIRARKIEVVLAVLGSGPEHFSEAFSAALLDWLALVTRGSDALRRDLAKPWVIARLGDRLWPSDDAAASAAAILARLPEGEGDRLHTQLTGLTSVLELRAAIRRDFRPETTTGGTAQG, from the coding sequence ATGGAGACGGCCGAGCACACACCCGATGGCTGGGAGCCGACGCTCGCCGCCGCGCTCCTCGGGGCCGAGCGCGCCCCGCCGGTCGCTCCCGGTCCGCTGGCCGCACTCGTCGCGGAGAGCGATCCCGGTGCCGCCCTGCTGGCGCGGCTCGCGGCGGAGGGCGTCCACCATCTGGCCGGAACGGAAATCGGGCCGGAGGCGCTGGCGCCGATCGAGCCGCGCGACGCCTTCGGACCCGAATGCCCGCCCGCGGCCGCGACGCGGCTCTACGGCCTCCTCACCGAGGGCACCCGCGCGCGCACCCGCGTCGAGGAATGGTTCGCGCTTGCCGCCGCGACGGGCGCACGCCCGCCCGTCTGGCTGTTCCAAGTGCTGATGCAGCAGCGCGACAGCCTGCCGGCGAGTGCCTCTGCCGTCATCGGTGCCGAACTCGACTGGCTCGCCCGCGCCTGCGGCGAGACCCCGGCCCAAGATGCGGACGCGGCGCCCGCTTCGGACTGGACCGAGGGCACGGTGGCCGAGCGCCGCGCCGCCTTCACCGCCTTCCGCGCCCGCGATCCGGAAGGCGCGCGCACCACCCTGGAACCGGTCTTCCGCAAGGAGAAAGCCGAGGCGCGCGAGGCCCTGGTCCACGCCCTGGCGACCGGCCTGTCGGCGGCCGACGAGCCCTTCCTCGAGGCCTGCCTCGACGACCGGGCTAACGGCGTGCGGCTGGCCGCACAGCACCTGCTGCCGGGGCTTCCCGACTCGCGCTACGCGCAGCGCATGGCGGCACGCGCCCGCGCCGCGTTGAACGTCGAGAGCAAGCGCAGGCTGCTGGGCGGCACCACGCACAGCCTCGTCGTCACCTTGCCGGAGGAGAGCCCGGACCTCGCCCGCGACGGCGTCGAGGCGAACGCCTGGGAGCGGCGCGGCGGCGGTACCCGCGCCGGCCTGCTGCGGGCGATCCTGGCGCGCAGCCCACTCCACGCCTTCGCCGAGCATCCGCCGCGGCTCTGGATCGAACTCGCTTTGCGCAGCGAGTGGGCCGACCCGGTCTTCCACGGGCTGTTCTCGGCGGCCAAGCGCACCCTCGACCCGGCCTGGGCGGAGGCGATGGCCGACATCACGGCGGACGCCTACGAGGGCAAGGTTACCGGCGTCCGCCGCACCAACGAGGTGCTTGGGATGTGGGCGGAGGCGCTCGACCTCCTGCCCGACGCCGCGTGGGAGGCCCGCGTCGCGGCGCTGATCCGCGCCCGCAAGATCGAGGTGGTGCTGGCCGTGCTGGGCTCGGGGCCAGAGCATTTCTCGGAAGCCTTCAGCGCCGCCCTGCTCGACTGGCTCGCCCTCGTCACCCGCGGGTCGGACGCCCTGCGGCGCGATCTGGCCAAGCCGTGGGTGATCGCCCGCCTCGGCGACCGGCTCTGGCCGAGCGACGACGCTGCGGCCTCCGCCGCCGCCATCCTGGCGCGCCTGCCGGAGGGGGAGGGCGATCGCCTGCACACGCAGCTCACGGGATTGACGAGCGTGCTGGAATTGCGCGCCGCGATCCGGCGCGACTTCCGACCGGAGACCACCACAGGGGGAACGGCTCAAGGATGA
- a CDS encoding ATP-binding protein: MTSTHAVKTAQLRQAAEDAFAEEIAALRDSDDRPRPPNWQMSPQAVVTYLLGGRLASGFEVTPKYIGDRRLMEVAVSTLATDRALLLLGVPGTAKSWVSEHLAAAICGTSRLIVQGTAGTSEEAIRYGWNYALLLAKGPSREAVVASPIMRAMNEGRIARVEELTRIPSETQDSFITVLSEKTLPIPELNEEVAAQKGFNLIATANNRDRGVNELSSALKRRFNTVVLPPPATIEAEIAIVETRVAALGRAFEIPAEPPGAEQIRRVVTIFRELREGVTADGKSKVKQPSGTLSTAEAISVVGSGLALAAHFGDGRLSAHDLVSGISGAVVKDPVQDAIVWREYLETVVKERADWKDFYKAARASA; encoded by the coding sequence ATGACATCGACCCACGCCGTCAAGACCGCGCAGCTGCGCCAGGCCGCCGAGGATGCCTTCGCCGAGGAGATCGCGGCGCTACGCGACTCCGACGACCGGCCGCGCCCGCCGAACTGGCAGATGTCGCCGCAGGCCGTCGTCACCTACCTGCTCGGCGGCCGGCTCGCCTCCGGCTTCGAGGTCACGCCAAAGTATATCGGCGACCGGCGCCTGATGGAGGTCGCGGTGTCGACGCTCGCCACCGACCGGGCACTGCTGCTGCTCGGCGTGCCGGGCACCGCCAAGAGCTGGGTCAGCGAGCATCTGGCGGCGGCGATCTGCGGCACCTCGCGCCTGATCGTGCAGGGCACCGCCGGCACCAGCGAGGAGGCGATCCGCTACGGCTGGAACTACGCGCTGCTGCTGGCCAAGGGCCCGAGCCGCGAGGCGGTGGTGGCCTCGCCGATCATGCGGGCGATGAACGAGGGCCGCATCGCCCGCGTCGAGGAGCTGACTCGCATTCCTTCCGAGACGCAGGACAGCTTCATCACCGTCCTCTCGGAAAAGACCCTGCCGATCCCCGAGCTGAACGAGGAGGTGGCGGCGCAGAAAGGCTTCAACCTCATCGCCACGGCCAACAACCGGGATCGCGGCGTCAACGAATTGTCGAGCGCGCTCAAGCGCCGCTTCAACACCGTGGTGCTGCCGCCGCCGGCCACGATCGAGGCGGAGATCGCCATCGTCGAGACCCGCGTCGCCGCGCTCGGCCGCGCCTTCGAGATCCCGGCCGAGCCGCCGGGCGCCGAGCAGATCCGCCGCGTCGTCACGATCTTCCGCGAGCTGCGCGAGGGGGTGACGGCGGATGGCAAGAGCAAGGTGAAGCAGCCCTCCGGCACGCTCTCGACGGCCGAAGCCATCAGCGTCGTCGGCAGCGGGCTGGCGCTTGCCGCGCATTTCGGCGACGGCCGCCTCTCGGCGCACGACCTCGTCTCGGGGATCAGTGGGGCCGTGGTGAAGGACCCGGTGCAGGACGCCATCGTCTGGCGCGAGTACCTCGAGACGGTGGTCAAGGAGCGCGCCGACTGGAAGGACTTCTACAAGGCCGCCCGCGCGAGCGCGTGA